The region GTTTTGTTATCCCTTATCTGGAAAAGTTTATTGTGTTCAGATTCTTATTTGAAATTCCAACCTTTAAAACAACACAATTGGGGAAAATTGCATTGTACTGTATAGTCATTATCCGCATGCCCCTTTATGCACATGTCAGTGCTGCGGATAGTCAGGAACACTAATGGCTGATCCAACTCCCTCCCTGGACATTGCAGGACCTGGTCAAGAACCATCTTATGTACGCCGTGCGGGAGGAGGTGGAGATCCTCAAGGAGCAGATCAAGGAGCTGGCGGAAAAGAACAACCAGCTGGAGAGAGAGAACTACCTGCTGAAAAACCTGGCCAGTCCGGAGCAGTTGGAGAAGTTCCAGTCTCGAATCCCTACAGATGTTCTCCTCCCATTGGACAATCAGAGCGTGCAGGTGATGTCGGAGCAGGAGACCTGTAGCCGCAATACTGGCTCTGCTGTGTAAGTGGCTCTGCCTTGGGGCGGGCAGAGCCACTTTCCCTTTTCAGCAATGGACCTCCATGTTATTGCGCTACACAATTGCTGCCGCTGAAAAACTGTCGTGGCAATGAGGGCATGGCCTTGTGGCCGCAAATGCTCGATGGGACAAACACTTGACTCTGATAAGCACAAAAAGTCAGACCGGCGCTGTGTCAGGGCTGTCCTCTGATCCCGTCCAACAGTGTCTTCTGCCAGACACCGAATCAAGAGCGGGCTGGACACGATAGAGGGCTTGCTTTCAGACGGAAGGTTGCCAGCGACTGTCCTTTTGCTCTCGTTTGGGCTGGT is a window of Syngnathus typhle isolate RoL2023-S1 ecotype Sweden linkage group LG1, RoL_Styp_1.0, whole genome shotgun sequence DNA encoding:
- the tsc22d3 gene encoding TSC22 domain family protein 3 isoform X2 — its product is MSTEMFAKTSMEVAVYQLHNFSISFFSSLLGGDVVSVKLDNSASGASVVAIDNKIEQAMDLVKNHLMYAVREEVEILKEQIKELAEKNNQLERENYLLKNLASPEQLEKFQSRIPTDVLLPLDNQSVQVMSEQETCSRNTGSAV